The proteins below come from a single Mya arenaria isolate MELC-2E11 chromosome 8, ASM2691426v1 genomic window:
- the LOC128243592 gene encoding uncharacterized protein LOC128243592, with protein MEDGVKEFLDKLGMRKYFDMFVAKGFDKEGDISHLTEGDLKSMYIIDTDDRNRILEAAHHFHPSRKYMLHEWLQAAGLSHYFISFMESDLTDIAALARLKLPDEDLYDELEITLPGHKRRLERAVRQLAKNNMTRVPKMEVQEPENENKETTGSDVICLQKPELAVTYGRWGKPRCLLDAKYDFLLLEATVVSTLDSRDRVDIEFMVDSGSDVVTMRQEVLDSLDLELIGPINSKGVHASRVKNLYKANIVIGHVSLEIEVMGESYDSIGSRVLRHFRHYISGSQHIWLKGDFIDPTLASKELKPGNNEDKQIIVGDDENISVIGEKCEPLVKELAFESKALAPEDLENLGTNELSAPEESDDHLVQNDHVKMDKVDKKGLKVHENMGFENKVSEFKFKGINQEKENEIKNSHSGEMDSNGHVDETDKLVSGPADVIDVRPIIASNRKRHAQNSKSANLSAIIAERENGKTVKRHRPNERKLHSLIQVVNSEPCDSKSRGVLNQRSVYYHAEENHFDTYFS; from the exons ATGGAGGACGGCGTAAAAGAATTCTTGGACAAGCTCGGAATGAGGAAATATTTCGACATGTTTGTCGCCAAGGGCTTTGATAAAGAAGGGGACATTTCTCACCTGACTGAAGGCGATTTAAAGTCCATGTATATAATAGATACAGATGACAGGAATAGGATCCTTGAAGCAG CGCACCACTTCCACCCAAGCCGGAAGTACATGTTGCACGAGTGGCTGCAGGCGGCGGGGTTGAGCCACTACTTCATCAGCTTCATGGAGAGCGACCTTACGGACATTGCCGCCCTCGCGCGCCTCAAGCTGCCCGATGAGGATCTCTATGACGAGCTGGAGATAACACTTCCGGGCCACAAGAGGCGCCTTGAGCGAGCAG ttcGCCAACTGGCTAAGAATAACATGACAAGGGTGCCGAAAATGGAAGTACAAGAACCTGAGAACGAGAATAAAGAAACTACAGGTAGTGACgtcatttgtttgcaaaaaccGGAGCTAGCCGTTACTTATGGGCGGTGGGGCAAACCTCGATGCCTGCTTGATGCCAAATATGACTTCCTGTTGTTAGAGGCGACTGTGGTGTCCACGCTGGATTCCAGAGATCGTGTCGATATAG aattcaTGGTTGATTCCGGAAGTGATGTTGTAACCATGCGACAGGAGGTGCTCGATTCTCTCGACCTAGAGTTGATCGGTCCAATCAACAGTAAGGGTGTGCACGCTTCACGCGTGAAGAATCTGTACAAGGCAAACATCGTCATCGGGCATGTGTCATTGGAAATAGAG GTAATGGGTGAATCCTATGATTCCATTGGTTCCCGCGTGTTACGCCATTTCCGACATTATATAAGTGGTTCCCAGCATATTTGGCTAAAGGGAGATTTTATTGATCCAACTCTCGCTTCTAAGGAATTGAAGCCGGGAAACAATGAAgataaacaaattattgttggtgatgatgaaaatatatcCGTTATTGGTGAAAAGTGTGAGCCTTTGGTGAAGGAGTTGGCTTTTGAGTCAAAAGCTTTGGCCCCGGAAGATTTGGAAAATCTTGGTACAAACGAACTGAGTGCACCAGAAGAGAGCGATGATCACTTAGTGCAGAATGATCACGTCAAAATGGACAAAGTTGACAAAAAAGGTTTAAAGGTTCATGAAAATATGGGTTTTGAAAATAAGGTTAGTGAGTTCAAATTCAAGGGAATTAACCAGGAAaaggaaaatgaaataaagaattcACACTCGGGAGAAATGGACAGCAATGGACATGTAGATGAGACCGACAAACTTGTGTCAGGTCCTGCTGACGTCATCGACGTTCGACCAATCATCGCGTCGAACAGAAAGAGACATGCGCAGAACAGCAAAAGTGCTAATCTGAGTGCAATTATTGCGGAGAGGGAGAATGGTAAAACTGTGAAGCGGCATAGACCTAATGAACGAAAACTCCACAGTTTGATTCAGGTGGTAAATTCTGAGCCTTGTGATTCAAAGTCGAGAGGAGTGCTAAACCAGAGGTCTGTGTATTATCACGCAGAAGAGAACCATTTTGACACATATTTTTCATag